The sequence below is a genomic window from Rhizobium gallicum bv. gallicum R602sp.
ATGCTGGCCATCAGCTCTGGCTTTGCATCTGGCCCTGATCTTCGACCTTGACCATGACCGAGAGCTTCTCGCCCGGCGTGCCGATGCGCATGCCGGAGACAGGGGCTGCGTCGCGGTAGCACAGGCCGGAAGCGACGCGGACGTAGCGGGCATCGGGGCAGATGTCGTTTGCCGGATCGAAGCCGACCCAGCCGAGGCCAGGAATGTGCGCCTCGCCCCAAGCGTGTGTCGCGGCCTGCTCCGCCTTCCCCTCCATCATCAGGTAGCCGGAGATATAGCGCGTCGGCACCTGCAATGCGCGAGCCGCGGAAACGAAGATGTGGGCGTGGTCCTGGCAAACGCCGCTCTTCTTCTCCATCGCCTGTTCGGCGGTCGTGTCCGTGTTGCTGGTCCCCGGCTTGTATTCGACCGCTTCGTGAATGGCCGCCATCAGCGCGTGCATCAGCGCGAGCTCATTGTCGCCTTTTACGGTCCGTATGAGTTCCCTGATGAGCCTGCCGGGCTTGGTACGCGGCGTGTCGCGCAGGAACAGCCACAGCGGGCAGAAGCCTGAATGCGGGCCGGTCACTCCATTGCGATCTTCGGTTTCGACTTCACCTTCGGCGACGATGCGCGTCACCTGCTGTTCGCCTTGCAGCGAGACGAGGTTCACATGGTTGCCGAACTGGTCGTCATACTCCACCTCTGGCTTGGCGCCTTCGACATGCAACGACCAGTTCAAGACCTTCTGACCGAAGGCTGAGGGCGGTGTCAGGCGCAGCCGCTGCAGCGAGAACTGCGACGGCTCGTCGTAGTGGTATTCGGTGACATGGCTAATCTTCAGTCTCATCTCATGCCCCGCTTATACGTAGAACCGATAGCCGTCGGAAATTTCCATGCCCAGCTGGTTGTTGCGATTGACGAAATCCTCAAGGAATTCGTGCAACCCCTGGTCCATGACGTCCTTGATCTGCCTCGTTTGCAATGATGTCCGGATGGCGTCGGCGGTATCGTGGGCCGGCAGCCGTTCACCGCCGTAACTGCTCGATATGTAGCCGAGGTTGCTGACGATCTTTTCGTAGCAATAGGCCAGCGACCGCGGCATCTGGCCATTCAAGATCAGGAAGTCGGCGATATTGGCCGCCTTGTACTCCTCATCATAGGCCCAGCTATAGGAACGGTGCGCTGAAACCGAACGCAGGATCGATTCCCACTGCACATTGTCGATCGAGGACCCCACCTGCGAAATGGATGGCAGCAGCACGTAGTACTTCACGTCGAGAATGCGGCTCGTATTGTCCGCCCGCTCGATGAAGGTGCCGATGCGCGCGAAGTTATAGAGCTCGTTTCTCAGCATCGAGCCGTGAAAAGCGCCGCGGATAAGGCCCGCCCGCCGCTTGATGACATCGATGATCTCGGGCATTTCGGCCGCCTTGGGGCGCTTGGAAAGCAGGGCCTTAAGCTCGATCCAGCACTCGTTGGTCGCCTCCCAGGTCTCGCGCGTCAGAGCCGTGCGAACCATGCGGGCGTTGTTGCGGCCGGAATCGATGCACGACATCACGCTCGACGGGTTCGAATGATCGCGCAGCAGATAGTCGACCGCATCGACCCTGGTGAGTTTGGCGTGCCCTTCGTCGTAGGCTTCGCGAACACCCGCACTCTGCAGCACGCCATCCCAGTCGTCGTCGCCTGTGCCGCTTCGGGTTAGCGACATGCGCAGGCCGGCATCGATAAGACGCGCGATATTCTCGGCGCGCTCGATGTAACGGAACATCCAGTAGAGTCCGTTTGCAGTTCTTCCGAGCATCAATCCTCCAATACCCAAGTGTCTTTGGTACCGCCGCCCTGGCTCGAATTGACGACCAGCGAGCCCTGCTTCAGCGCGACGCGGGTCAAGCCGCCCGGAATGATCTGCACCTTGTCGGAAACCAGCACATAGGGCCGCAGGTCCACATGGCGCGGTGCGATGCCCTTATTGACGAGGATCGGCACCGTCGAGAGCGACAGCGTCGGCTGGGCGATGTAATTATTCGGCCGGGCCTTCAGCTTTTCGGCAAAATCGGCCCGCTCCTTCTTCGAGGCCGTCGGGCCAACCAGCATGCCGTAGCCGCCGGAGCCGTGCACCTCTTTCACGACGAGTTCTTCGAGGTGTTCCAGCACATATTTGAGGCTGTCGGCTTCCGAGCAGCGCCAGGTCGGCACGTTTTCGAGAAGCGCCTTCCGGCCGGTATAGAACTCGACGATCTCCGGCATGTAGGAATAGATCGCCTTGTCGTCGCAGATGCCGGTGCCCGGCGCATTGGCGATGGTGATGTTGCCGGAGCGGTAGACATCCATGATGCCCGGAATGCCGAGGGCGGAATCGGCACGGAATGTCAGCGGATCGAGGAAGTCGTCATCGACGCGGCGATAAAGCACGTCGATCGCCTCATAACCGCGGGTCGTGCGCATCTTCACCTTGCCGTCGATGACGCGCAGATCCGCCCCCTCGACCAGTTCCACGCCCATCATGTCGGCGAGGAACGAATGCTCGTAATAGGCGGAGTTGTAGATGCCGGGCGTCAGCACGGCGACGCGCGGCTTGCCCTTGCACCCGGGAGGGGCGAGCGAGGCAAGCGATTGGCGCAGCAGATACGGGTAGTCCTCGACGCGCTGGACCTTGTTCTGGTGGAAGAGTTCCGGAAACATCTGCATCATGGTTTCCCGGTTTTCCAGCATATAGCTGACGCCGGACGGCGTGCGGGCATTGTCTTCCAGCACGTAGAACTGATCCTCGCCGGTGCGCACGATGTCGGTGCCGACGATATGCGTATAGACGCCGCCGGGCGGACGGAAGCCGATCATCTCGGAAAGAAACGTATCGTTCTTCTCGATCAGCTCGCGCGGAATGCGGCCGGCGCGGATGATCTCCTGCTTGTGGTAGATGTCGTCCAGGAAGGCATTCAGCGCAATCACGCGCTGCTCGATGCCCTGAGCGAGCTTCCGCCATTCGCGCCCGGAAATAATGCGCGGGATGATGTCGAAGGGAATGAGCTTCTCGGAGGAATCCGCATGTCCGTAAACTGCGAAGGTAATGCCGGTTTTGCGGAAGATGTTTTCCGCGTCGCGAGATTTGGCAATCAGATGCGCCCTGTCCTGGGCATTGTACCACTCGAAATATTTCTCATATGGCTGACGGGGATTTTCATCCCCGGTGATCATTTCATCAAATGCCAAAGGTGTGGCTCCCCTTCTTTTTGTTCATTTGAATACAATGCAAAAGGCAATGCAAGAACCATGCACAGTTCGAAGAGAAGATTCCTAAAATCCCCTTGGCGCCAAAAACAGCCGAAAAACCGGGCATTTAGGCGGTTGCATCGCAAGGGCCCGGACGGCCGGCCGAGCGAGCACGACCAAAAAGTGGGCATGTGATTATTTTCCGCCCGCCCCGTCGAGGCAAATCGCGCCAGTGGACTTTGCGTGGAGTGCACCCGCAATGGCCGATCGCTCAGCCGTGCCCCGGTCCGCCTGTATTGACGATATCTTCGTCGATCACGCCAAGCGCCCGGTTCAGATGTCCTTCGAAGACAAGGTTCTGCTCGTCTGCGACCACTCGCAATTCCGGCATGCCTTCCATGCGCACGATATGCGATTGCCCAAGGCCCTCCTCAATCCCCTGGCGCAGCAGATCGTAGTAGCGCGTGCCCGGCCCGGTGATTGCGACCGGCATGCGCTCCGTCAGGCTCAGCACGCGCGACAGCCCGTTGCCGAGCGCAAGGCCCGCCTGGCGGAAGGCGAAGGCCGACATGCGATGCCCCTGGCGAGCCTGCGCGGCGATCTTGTCGAGTTCGGCGACCGGCACGAATTTTGCCGGGATCGTATCGAGCGGCACTTCGAAGGCCGTTCGAAGGATCGCATAGAACCCGGCATGCGCCTCAATGCATCCCTTGGTGCCGCAACGACAGAGACCGCCATTGGCCATGTGCAGCATATGGCCGAAATTCGGCGCCGATATCTCCTGGCCGCCATGCGGCGTGCGCCTGACAATGCCGAGCCCGATGCTGTGGCCGAGCGAGAGTGCGCCAAGCGAACGGAAATCCTCGCCCTTTACATTCTCCTCGCGTGCGCCGAGCGCGGCGGCGACGAGCAGTGTTTCATTGTCAAGGATAATCTTCGCCTGCCATTCCGGACGCAGCGCCGATTCAAAATCGATCTGTTCGCTGCCGAAGATCGGCGACCAGACGAGTACGGGCTCGAGCGAATTCACTAGCCCTTTGCTGCTGATTGAGATCAGCAAGACTTTATTGCGGCCGATCCGGGAACGCTCCAGAATACGTGACAGACCCGCCTTGACCGCAGCCGCAAAGCGCGCCGCCCCGGCAGGGTCATGCGAACGTTCCTCGCTGAAGCGATCGATCAGCTTGCCGGCGTAATCCACCAGGGAATATTGCACGGCGTCCGACGAGATGATGACCACGATCAGATACCCGCAATCCCGCCGCTGCCGGAAAAGCACGCGTGGCCGTCCTCTTCCGCTTGCCGCCTGGTGCTCCGATTTCTCGATGATCTGCGCCTTTTCGAGATCAGCGGTAATCGCAGAAACCGTCGCAGAGGACAGGCGGGTATAGTCGGAAATCTCGGTATGCGCGGCCGCACCGTGGCGGCGGAGAGCGGAAAGCACCAGCACGCTATTCCTCTGCCGGACCAGCTCCGTGCTCGATTTGGTCAGCATGAATGCCGCCCTCTCCCCGTATTCCGCCCCGCTTTCACACCGAATCTCCAGCCGATTTTCGCAATGGAATTTAGCCGGTAGTGCGGTGTTGACAGTTGAAAAAATCTCTGACACTAAATTTCTCGACTGTCGAGAAAATAATTCATTGATTTCTGGACAGCGATCCGCGGCGGCCGGAGGAAACATTCGGGCTGGGTCGACCGCAATTCATTCGGGAGGACAATATGAAGTCTATTTTGAAGCTGATGGCCGGCACGGCCATCCTCATTTCCGTGCAAACGGCGGCCATGGCTGCCGATCTCGTCGTCGGCGTTTCCTGGTCGAACTTCCAGGAAGAGCGCTGGAAGACCGACGAAGCCGCCATCAAGAAGGCCCTCGAGGCCAAGGGCGCAAAATACATCTCAGCTGACGCCCAGTCGTCTGCGGCAAAGCAGCTGACGGACGTTGAATCGCTGATCTCGCAGGGCGCGAACGCCCTCATCGTGCTTGCGCAGGACTCCGACGCCATCGCCCCGGCCATCGAAAAGGCCGCCGCCGAAGGCATCCCGGTGGTCGGCTACGACCGCCTGATCGAAAATCCGGCAGCCTTCTACATCACCTTCGATAACAAGGAAGTTGGCCGCATGCAGGCAAAGGGCGTCTTTGACGCAAAGCCTGAAGGCAACTACGTCTTCATCAAGGGTTCCTCGTCCGACCCGAACGCAGACTTCCTGTTCTCGGGCCAGATGGAAGTGCTGAAGGCCGCAGTCGACGCAGGCAAGATCAAGAATGTCGGCGAAGCCTATACTGACGGCTGGAAGCCGGAAAACGCGCAGCGCAACATGGAACAGTTCCTGACCGCCAACGACAACAAGGTTGACGCCGTTGTTGCTTCGAACGACGGCACGGCCGGTGGCGCAATCGCCGCTCTCGACGCACAGGGTCTCGCCGGCTCAGTCCCGGTCTCCGGACAGGACGCCGACAAGGCAGCGCTCAACCGCGTCGCCCTCGGCACCCAGACGGTCTCCGTCTGGAAGGACTCGCGCGAGCTCGGCAAGCGCGCTGCCGAAATCGCCCTCGATCTCGCCGCCGGCAAGACCATGGACAAGATCGAAGGCGTTGAGACCTTCAACGGCGGCCCGAAGGGCGTCGCCATGCAATCCGTCTTCCTGAAACCGCTACCGATCACCAAGGACAACCTCAACGTCGTCATCGACGCCGGCTGGATCAGCAAGGCGGAAGCCTGCCAGGGCGTCAAAACCGGTTCGCTTGCTGCCTGCGACTAAATCCGCTGCCGACAGGTTGAAAACAGTGCCGGCGCCGCAACGGCAAACCGTTGCGGCGCCGGATGCGGATCGAGATCCGGCGCCAGCCCAGGTAGCGACCGCTGATCGACCGCCATTACCCATCCCGACCCGATGCCGTCACGGCCGCTGAGACCGGATCTGCAGAAATCGGGGGGATAGTTTAAGAACTGGGCGTAAAGGGCGGCGGTTGGCTAAGAAGAGCGCCGCAGCCTGCCCAAACGATGGGGGAACGGCAAACCCATGGCCGAAACGGTACATTCCACGACTTCCAACGGGCCGCGCAACGCGGAAGCCAATCCGGTGGCGCGCTTCTTCCGCGCGACGGAGATCGACACCCGCCTTCTCGGCATGGTCGGCGCGTTGCTGATCATCTGGATCGGCTTCCAGATCATGACCGGCGGCCTCTTCCTGACACCGCGCAACCTCTGGAACCTCTCCGTCCAGACCTCGTCCGTCG
It includes:
- a CDS encoding transglutaminase family protein — translated: MRLKISHVTEYHYDEPSQFSLQRLRLTPPSAFGQKVLNWSLHVEGAKPEVEYDDQFGNHVNLVSLQGEQQVTRIVAEGEVETEDRNGVTGPHSGFCPLWLFLRDTPRTKPGRLIRELIRTVKGDNELALMHALMAAIHEAVEYKPGTSNTDTTAEQAMEKKSGVCQDHAHIFVSAARALQVPTRYISGYLMMEGKAEQAATHAWGEAHIPGLGWVGFDPANDICPDARYVRVASGLCYRDAAPVSGMRIGTPGEKLSVMVKVEDQGQMQSQS
- a CDS encoding alpha-E domain-containing protein; the protein is MLGRTANGLYWMFRYIERAENIARLIDAGLRMSLTRSGTGDDDWDGVLQSAGVREAYDEGHAKLTRVDAVDYLLRDHSNPSSVMSCIDSGRNNARMVRTALTRETWEATNECWIELKALLSKRPKAAEMPEIIDVIKRRAGLIRGAFHGSMLRNELYNFARIGTFIERADNTSRILDVKYYVLLPSISQVGSSIDNVQWESILRSVSAHRSYSWAYDEEYKAANIADFLILNGQMPRSLAYCYEKIVSNLGYISSSYGGERLPAHDTADAIRTSLQTRQIKDVMDQGLHEFLEDFVNRNNQLGMEISDGYRFYV
- a CDS encoding circularly permuted type 2 ATP-grasp protein, whose product is MAFDEMITGDENPRQPYEKYFEWYNAQDRAHLIAKSRDAENIFRKTGITFAVYGHADSSEKLIPFDIIPRIISGREWRKLAQGIEQRVIALNAFLDDIYHKQEIIRAGRIPRELIEKNDTFLSEMIGFRPPGGVYTHIVGTDIVRTGEDQFYVLEDNARTPSGVSYMLENRETMMQMFPELFHQNKVQRVEDYPYLLRQSLASLAPPGCKGKPRVAVLTPGIYNSAYYEHSFLADMMGVELVEGADLRVIDGKVKMRTTRGYEAIDVLYRRVDDDFLDPLTFRADSALGIPGIMDVYRSGNITIANAPGTGICDDKAIYSYMPEIVEFYTGRKALLENVPTWRCSEADSLKYVLEHLEELVVKEVHGSGGYGMLVGPTASKKERADFAEKLKARPNNYIAQPTLSLSTVPILVNKGIAPRHVDLRPYVLVSDKVQIIPGGLTRVALKQGSLVVNSSQGGGTKDTWVLED
- a CDS encoding ROK family transcriptional regulator; amino-acid sequence: MLTKSSTELVRQRNSVLVLSALRRHGAAAHTEISDYTRLSSATVSAITADLEKAQIIEKSEHQAASGRGRPRVLFRQRRDCGYLIVVIISSDAVQYSLVDYAGKLIDRFSEERSHDPAGAARFAAAVKAGLSRILERSRIGRNKVLLISISSKGLVNSLEPVLVWSPIFGSEQIDFESALRPEWQAKIILDNETLLVAAALGAREENVKGEDFRSLGALSLGHSIGLGIVRRTPHGGQEISAPNFGHMLHMANGGLCRCGTKGCIEAHAGFYAILRTAFEVPLDTIPAKFVPVAELDKIAAQARQGHRMSAFAFRQAGLALGNGLSRVLSLTERMPVAITGPGTRYYDLLRQGIEEGLGQSHIVRMEGMPELRVVADEQNLVFEGHLNRALGVIDEDIVNTGGPGHG
- the xylF gene encoding D-xylose ABC transporter substrate-binding protein, whose amino-acid sequence is MKSILKLMAGTAILISVQTAAMAADLVVGVSWSNFQEERWKTDEAAIKKALEAKGAKYISADAQSSAAKQLTDVESLISQGANALIVLAQDSDAIAPAIEKAAAEGIPVVGYDRLIENPAAFYITFDNKEVGRMQAKGVFDAKPEGNYVFIKGSSSDPNADFLFSGQMEVLKAAVDAGKIKNVGEAYTDGWKPENAQRNMEQFLTANDNKVDAVVASNDGTAGGAIAALDAQGLAGSVPVSGQDADKAALNRVALGTQTVSVWKDSRELGKRAAEIALDLAAGKTMDKIEGVETFNGGPKGVAMQSVFLKPLPITKDNLNVVIDAGWISKAEACQGVKTGSLAACD